A section of the Candidatus Latescibacterota bacterium genome encodes:
- a CDS encoding inositol monophosphatase: MSGPWNESLHRRLLDGVRAVGDYQLEHYGALAPASLRTKSGHSDLVTAVDTESESRLAALLHALLPEAAQLGEEGLRRPGAGELTWIVDPLDGTTNYAHEHPFFCISVALVRGREPVLGVIHAPRLGETFHGWGGRAWADDAPLAVSARRSPETGLFATGFADRRQGNGRADVNLGNLERILHASRGVRRAGSAALDLAFTAAGRLDGFWEMGLNPWDVAAGIYLVRAAGGRVTDFRGAVDALAGDQIVASSGRVHDWMLGLLELAPAFDRAPAALFGGA; encoded by the coding sequence GTGAGCGGTCCCTGGAACGAGAGCCTTCACCGCCGTCTCCTCGACGGCGTGCGCGCCGTGGGGGACTACCAGCTCGAGCACTACGGGGCGCTGGCGCCCGCGAGCCTGCGCACCAAGAGCGGCCACAGCGACCTGGTGACCGCCGTGGACACGGAGAGCGAGTCGCGTCTGGCCGCGCTGCTCCACGCCCTGCTGCCCGAGGCGGCCCAGCTCGGCGAGGAGGGCCTGCGCCGCCCCGGCGCGGGCGAGCTCACCTGGATCGTCGACCCCCTGGACGGCACCACCAACTACGCCCACGAGCACCCCTTCTTCTGCATCTCCGTGGCCCTGGTGCGGGGTCGCGAGCCGGTCCTGGGCGTGATCCACGCGCCGCGCCTGGGGGAGACCTTCCACGGCTGGGGCGGCCGCGCCTGGGCGGACGACGCCCCGCTGGCCGTGAGCGCGCGCAGGTCGCCCGAGACCGGCCTCTTCGCCACGGGCTTCGCCGACCGTCGGCAGGGCAACGGCCGCGCGGACGTCAACCTGGGCAACCTGGAGCGGATCCTCCACGCCAGCCGGGGCGTGCGCCGGGCCGGCAGCGCGGCGCTGGATCTGGCCTTCACGGCCGCCGGCCGCCTCGACGGCTTCTGGGAGATGGGGCTCAACCCCTGGGACGTGGCCGCCGGCATCTACCTCGTGCGCGCGGCGGGGGGCCGCGTCACCGACTTCCGCGGCGCGGTGGACGCGCTGGCGGGCGACCAGATCGTCGCCAGCAGCGGGCGGGTCCACGACTGGATGCTGGGGCTCCTCGAGCTCGCGCCCGCCTTCGACCGCGCCCCGGCGGCGCTCTTCGGCGGCGCCTAG
- a CDS encoding MBL fold metallo-hydrolase, protein MAIQRLSTLSDGSFRLDGGAMFGVVPRVLWEQNDPADDQNRILLGLNCLLVEAPGVVLLVDTGVGDKEGDVFADQFALERERDLFDALAERGLAREDVTHVVNTHLHFDHCGGNTRLDAAGHAEPSFPNARYVVQRGEWLDATQPHERSRASYLARNFLPVQEAGLLDLVEGETELLPGITLLPTPGHTAHHQSLLLDLPGGRRLLYAADLIPTSSHLPLPWIMSYDLYPLDTLETKRAILERQREEDWLLYFEHERESPSGRLDWVPTKKGERPVFRPLSLADLVDEAG, encoded by the coding sequence ATGGCCATCCAGCGACTCAGCACCCTCAGCGACGGCAGCTTCCGCCTCGACGGCGGCGCCATGTTCGGCGTCGTCCCCCGCGTGCTCTGGGAGCAGAACGACCCCGCCGACGACCAGAACCGCATCCTGCTGGGCCTCAACTGCCTGCTGGTGGAGGCGCCCGGCGTGGTGCTGCTGGTGGACACGGGCGTCGGCGACAAGGAGGGCGACGTCTTCGCCGACCAGTTCGCCCTCGAGCGCGAGCGCGACCTCTTCGACGCCCTCGCCGAGCGAGGCCTCGCGCGCGAGGACGTCACCCACGTGGTCAACACGCACCTGCACTTCGACCACTGCGGCGGCAACACGCGCCTCGACGCCGCCGGCCACGCCGAGCCCAGCTTCCCCAACGCGCGCTACGTGGTGCAGCGGGGCGAGTGGCTCGACGCCACCCAGCCCCACGAGCGCAGCCGGGCGAGCTACCTCGCGCGCAACTTCCTGCCCGTCCAGGAGGCGGGGCTGCTGGATCTCGTGGAGGGGGAGACGGAGCTGCTGCCCGGCATCACGCTGCTGCCCACGCCCGGGCACACGGCGCACCACCAGTCCCTGCTGCTGGACCTGCCCGGCGGGCGGCGCCTCCTCTACGCGGCCGATCTCATCCCCACCAGCAGCCACCTGCCGCTGCCCTGGATCATGAGCTACGACCTCTACCCCCTCGACACGCTGGAGACGAAGCGCGCGATCCTCGAGCGGCAGCGCGAGGAGGACTGGCTCCTCTACTTCGAGCACGAGCGCGAGTCGCCCAGCGGACGCCTGGACTGGGTGCCCACGAAAAAGGGAGAGCGGCCGGTGTTCCGGCCGCTCTCCCTGGCGGATCTCGTCGACGAGGCCGGTTAG
- a CDS encoding tetratricopeptide repeat protein: MSHRTVLVLALALVLVSGLAACNRAVSQAELDALEAMPQPERVAKLEALWAKYPDDIHLPDLLAKARWEDYADMDGTARIEAVKADLRADAEDPVTSKLLGDAYYDYARSGGGVNYLDSALFAYENAALKDPNFLSAVGSVGSLYDEKEDFGSAIQWYEKALELEPDHVPTLCNIGASHYNKGDYAVAIDYYRQALALDPDSQDAHYNLGVAFAEATIYREAIAEWGKVIAVDSTTAIAKQAIKNSGLLQDVLDETVYKNGRKSRRLNLKNTE; the protein is encoded by the coding sequence ATGTCACATCGCACTGTTCTCGTTCTCGCCCTGGCGCTGGTCCTGGTCTCGGGGCTGGCGGCCTGCAACCGGGCAGTCTCCCAGGCGGAACTGGACGCCCTGGAGGCCATGCCGCAGCCGGAGCGCGTCGCCAAGCTCGAAGCGCTGTGGGCGAAGTACCCGGACGACATCCACCTGCCCGACCTGCTCGCCAAGGCCCGCTGGGAGGACTACGCCGACATGGACGGCACCGCGCGCATCGAGGCCGTGAAGGCCGACCTGCGGGCCGACGCGGAGGACCCGGTCACGTCGAAGCTGCTCGGCGACGCCTACTACGACTACGCGCGCAGCGGCGGGGGCGTGAACTACCTCGACAGCGCGCTCTTCGCCTACGAGAACGCCGCTCTCAAGGACCCGAACTTCCTCAGCGCCGTGGGCAGCGTGGGCTCGCTCTACGACGAGAAGGAGGACTTCGGCTCGGCGATCCAGTGGTACGAGAAGGCGCTCGAGCTGGAGCCCGACCACGTGCCGACGCTCTGCAACATCGGCGCGAGCCACTACAACAAGGGCGACTACGCCGTGGCGATCGACTACTATCGTCAGGCCCTCGCGCTGGATCCCGACAGCCAGGACGCCCACTACAACCTGGGCGTCGCCTTCGCGGAGGCGACGATCTATCGCGAGGCGATCGCGGAGTGGGGCAAGGTCATCGCGGTGGACAGCACCACCGCCATCGCCAAGCAGGCGATCAAGAACTCGGGACTGCTGCAGGACGTGCTCGACGAGACCGTCTACAAGAACGGGCGCAAGAGCCGCCGGCTCAACCTGAAGAACACGGAGTAG